Genomic segment of bacterium:
GAACAGAATCTTCTCACCGAAACAGGCCGCGCCGGGATGAACGGACCCTTTCTGCCCGGTTTCATGAACACTGTCGGAGTATCGGGTCTGGACAGTCTCTACCGTTCATATGGGATGAAATTCTCGCTTCATCCATATATCAACAGCAATGAGGCTAAAAAAGCGGGCGCTACCATAATAACACCCGGGGGCACCGCGGCTTTCTTCGATCCGGTTCACATGAGCATGAAGGAAAAAATGCTCAAAAACTGGCTCTCTAAATATGGGAAGGAGCCCTGGCTGTTCGACATCAGGGGCCAGGATGAACCCTTCAACCAGATCGCTTCCATTCTGCAGCCGGGAACGATCGACCGGGTGAAAAAAGAGCTCCGCGATGAATTCGGCGTCGAGCTCGATGTTCCCGCGGGAATACCGGATGTTCCCTATCAGAATCAGCAGGTGCATAAAGTCAGTCTCGGCGTGCCCGACCAGAAGACGGCGCTGTCGAGAATCGCGGTGTTCCGCTGGCTGAACCGGGCGTTTGCCGGGGTTGCGCGCGGCGAATATGCAATCGTAAGGACATACGCTCCCGGCAAGCTCTATCAGGCCTACAACCGTAACTCGGTCGCAGACCTGGATTTTCTCGATCAGTCGATGGTCTATGATTATACCGATTATTATTCCGCCGACCCGTATCCGTCGTTCTGCATGCTGGTGTACGGCGGCGCGCGGACACGGTATCATGTGGGATTCACAAGCAAATTCGTCACCGATATGGCGGCAGGAAAACCCACCCAGATGATTGTCCAGGGCTGTGAAATGATCCAGCGCCTGTCCACGGTTGAAAATGTCCGCGAATGGGCAAGCCAGGCGGCAAAAGCGGGCGTAACCATGATCGACTGGTGGGGAACGCCCCGTCTGAACTATCCCGATGTCTACAGGGAGATGCTCAGGCTGTCACGGCTCTGGAAGGAGCTGCCGGCTCTCGATATACCGTCTTCATCCGACATTGCGGTGCTTTTCAGCGATGATTCCCGCGCCGCCGCCGGTGACGAGGCTCTCCACGGTCATTACACGCTCCATGTGATTCTCGGGGAAAAGTTAGGCGCATGGTTCACATATGTCAGCGAAAATCATGTCCGGAAAGGTCTTCATACGCTCAATGGCAAAAAGCTCATAATCGCCCCCCAGCTTGGGTATGTGTCGCGGTCATTTGCCGAAAACCTCATCGGGCATGTGGAACAAGGGGCCACGCTTGTGGTCCTCGATCCCGACGCCCTGACCTGGGACATCATGAGCGGTCCCCTGACAGACCAGCGGATGAAGCTGCTCGGCATCCCTGACTGCAGTAAACGTGAAGCCGCCGAGATGCTGCCGGGCAGCGAAGCCCGTACGCGTTTCAAAATCGATGCGCCGCTGCCGTGCCGTCCCCTGCGGATTGTCGGAGATACGATGAATGCCCGTGTGCTCGATGTTCCCGGGGATGCGAAGATTCTTTTCACCTATTCCGATGGCAGTCCCGCCGCATACACCCGTCCGCTTGGTAAAGGGGAGGTTATTGTATTCGGCGCGATGCCGTTTCAGGATAGCGAATGCGCGATTGCCTCGACCCCGTGGGAGAAATTTTTCGCAACGCTGATCGATGAACAAAACATAAAGCGCGATCTTCCCATCTGGAAATTCATGTTCCCGAAAACGGGCGGCGAGGTGGAGACGATAGACCTTCTGGTTAAAATACCGCCAGAATGATACTACTCATTGTGAAAGCATTACATGGAGCCTGAGCATAAAACAACTGATGCGGTCTGGGAAGGGCAGGT
This window contains:
- a CDS encoding beta-galactosidase trimerization domain-containing protein → MTLSTVHKTNPILLTALVLTVPLLFFACAPSKMTDEPDKRVFSMKSVRDSCTIDGRLDEAVWKEADRLGAFRVDADPAKIPMAQTHVSLAYDSTRLFVAFVCEEPMMKQLKADSASGNTGAWDKDYCEICLFSRPETPYYSPFMQRLDYMNAREETRTMRHFLVSPTNNRHEGNVYKVGSHTPYIVDDAWDCNWQSSVGMQGDRYVIEIAIPWDSIGGHPKPGHTFMLNFIRNRQSSGNEISCFNWYSDENIRVRPFSSAGFIQEYPTIFASTSFMDDHAVITRFVETKDPWAVDRPVEEYERVLTGRPVPLRAAHFYLGLRSFLIPDRILNLYDKGTWAAEEQNLLTETGRAGMNGPFLPGFMNTVGVSGLDSLYRSYGMKFSLHPYINSNEAKKAGATIITPGGTAAFFDPVHMSMKEKMLKNWLSKYGKEPWLFDIRGQDEPFNQIASILQPGTIDRVKKELRDEFGVELDVPAGIPDVPYQNQQVHKVSLGVPDQKTALSRIAVFRWLNRAFAGVARGEYAIVRTYAPGKLYQAYNRNSVADLDFLDQSMVYDYTDYYSADPYPSFCMLVYGGARTRYHVGFTSKFVTDMAAGKPTQMIVQGCEMIQRLSTVENVREWASQAAKAGVTMIDWWGTPRLNYPDVYREMLRLSRLWKELPALDIPSSSDIAVLFSDDSRAAAGDEALHGHYTLHVILGEKLGAWFTYVSENHVRKGLHTLNGKKLIIAPQLGYVSRSFAENLIGHVEQGATLVVLDPDALTWDIMSGPLTDQRMKLLGIPDCSKREAAEMLPGSEARTRFKIDAPLPCRPLRIVGDTMNARVLDVPGDAKILFTYSDGSPAAYTRPLGKGEVIVFGAMPFQDSECAIASTPWEKFFATLIDEQNIKRDLPIWKFMFPKTGGEVETIDLLVKIPPE